A section of the Acanthochromis polyacanthus isolate Apoly-LR-REF ecotype Palm Island chromosome 1, KAUST_Apoly_ChrSc, whole genome shotgun sequence genome encodes:
- the drd4-rs gene encoding dopamine receptor D4 related sequence produces MDNVTPGSPPGESELKDYNYLALVLGVPLILVIILGNVLVCLSVLTERSLKTATNYFIISLAVADLLLAVLVLPLYVYSEFLGGVWTLSTSICDALMTMDVMLCTASILNLCAISVDRYIAVVVPLKYNRNQFSVRQLALITATWVLSLGVASPVIFGLNQVPGRDPSVCKLENDQFVVYSSVCSFFVPCPVMLILYYWMFRGLRRWSGRSRSQAGRVGRPALSLRLRSALQRAKATTTGSREKVVYVAPSGLSPTSPSTVSMATPSATPVTEENQDEAAAAPESDPMTTQMDSVSDGEPTERREGSSRRENGLKSNAAKRGRRNSKSSRVSGRERKAMKVLPVVVGVFLACWTPFFVVHVTKVSCGSCDIGPTLISVVTWLGYVNSAVNPIIYTAFNAEFRNVFHKLLCCRT; encoded by the exons ATGGACAATGTGACACCTGGCAGCCCTCCAGGTGAGTCGGAGCTGAAGGACTATAACTACCTGGCCCTGGTCCTCGGCGTGCCCCTCATCCTGGTCATCATCCTGGGGAATGTCCTGGTGTGTCTGAGCGTGCTCACTGAGCGCTCCCTGAAGACCGCCACCAACTACTTCATCATCAGCCTGGCGGTCGCCGACCTGCTGCTGGCCGTGTTGGTGCTGCCGCTCTACGTCTACTCCGAG TTCCTGGGAGGTGTCTGGACTTTGAGCACCTCCATCTGCGACGCTCTGATGACGATGGACGTGATGCTGTGTACGGCCTCCATCTTGAACCTGTGTGCGATCAGTGTGGACAG GTACATCGCTGTGGTGGTTCCCCTCAAGTACAACAGGAACCAGTTCAGTGTCCGTCAGCTGGCTCTCATCACGGCCACCTGGGTTCTGTCTCTGGGCGTGGCCAGTCCTGTCATCTTTGGTCTGAACCAGGTTCCGGGTCGTGATCCCAGCGTGTGCAAACTAGAGAACGACCAGTTCGTGGTGTACTCATCGGTGTGCTCCTTCTTCGTGCCTTGTCCTGTCATGCTCATCCTGTACTACTGGATGTTCCGAGGCCTGCGGCGCTGGAGTGGTCGGAGCCGGTCACAGGCGGGTCGGGTCGGACGTCCGGCTCTGTCCCTGCGTTTGCGCTCAGCTCTGCAGCGAGCGAAAGCCACGACCACCGGCAGTCGAGAAAAGGTGGTGTACGTGGCACCCAGCGGGCTCAGCCCCACCTCCCCGTCCACCGTCTCCATGGCGACGCCCTCCGCTACCCCGGTAACGGAGGAGAACCAAGACGAGGCGGCAGCGGCACCAGAGAGCGACCCGATGACGACCCAGATGGACAGCGTGTCGGACGGAGAACCAacggagaggagagagggaagcAGCCGCAGGGAGAACGGCCTGAAGAGCAACGCTGCCAAGAGAGGACGACGGAACAGCAAGAGCAGCCGGGTCAGCGGCCGAGAACGCAAGGCCATGAAGGTTCTACCGGTCGTAGTCG GTGTGTTCCTGGCCTGTTGGACGCCATTCTTCGTCGTCCACGTCACCAAGGTGTCCTGTGGGTCATGTGACATCGGCCCCACTCTCATCTCCGTGGTAACGTGGCTCGGCTACGTCAACAGCGCCGTCAACCCGATCATCTACACGGCCTTCAACGCCGAGTTCAGGAACGTCTTTCACAAGCTGCTCTGCTGCCGGACATGA